DNA sequence from the Bacillus pumilus genome:
ATCCCTTATCCACTGATTCGAAAAAAAGGTGACAATGCCTTTACACGTATTTCCTGGGATGATGCATTAGATCAAATCGCAGCTAAAATCAAATCAATTGATAAACGACAGCTCGCTTTCTATTTAACAGCTAGAGGAATTACAAATGAAGTCTATTATACCGCTGCGAAGGCAGCTCGCTTTATCGGGACAAATCATATTGATAATGCGTCTCGCATTTGTCATTCACCGAGCAAAACCGCTCTTAAGCGATCCCTTGGGATAGGAGCCTCCAGCTGTAATTACAACGATTGGATCGGAACAGATGTCTTAATTTTTTGGGGATCTGTCGCAGCAAACAATCAGCCCGTTTCCACTAAATATATGTATGCGGCGAAAAAGAAAGGAACCAAAATTATTGTCATCAATCCGTACAAAGAGCCTGCCATGGAAAAGTACTGGGTTCCCTCTATTCCAGAAAGTGCTTTATTCGGCACAAAAATCGCGGATGATTTCTATCAAGTCAATATAGGCGGCGATATTGCGTTTATGAATGGTGTCATCAAACATTGGTTTGACATGGAGCAGCACGCGCCCCATTCCGCTCTTGATCATGAATTTATTCAAGCCCATACTACCGGCATACAGGATTTACAGCAGCATGTCGCACAGTTGAAATGGGAAGACCTTGAAGCATCATCAGGCTTATCAAAAGAAAGAATGAAGGAATTTGCGATCCTTCTTGCCAATGCCAATTCAGGCGTTTTCATTTGGAGCATGGGTCTTACTCAGCACCGCTTTGCAACTGATAATATATCACAGGTTGCCAACCTTGCTATGTTACGTGGGTTTATTGGCAGGAAACATTGTGGTGTCATGCCAATTCGCGGGCATAGCGGTGTTCAAGGTTCTGGTGAAATGGGTGCTGACCCGTTTGTTTTGCCGGGCAGTGATTTTGATGAAGAGAATATTGAAAGAATCGAAAAGATTTGGGGGTTTGACATTCCGAAATGGCATGGTGACACCATTGGGCAATCCTTTGAGAAAATGGCTCTCCCAAAAGAACATCCGCAAAAACTCAAAATGCTGTTTACGAGCGGCGGGAACTTTTTAGAAACGATGCCAAATCCAGATGCGATCGAAAAAGCATTATCTGAGCTTGAACTCCGTGTCCATCAAGATATCATTTTGAATACCTCTACGCTAGTAGAGGCAGAAGAGACGGTAATTATTCTCCCTGCTATGACAAGATATGAGCAGCCAGGCGGCGGTACTTCCACTAGTACGGAACGCATGGTATATTTCAGTCCAGAAATTGAAGGACCTCGGATTGAGGAAGCCAGAGCAGAATGGGATATTTATATGGATCTTGCAAAAAGAGTACGTCCACAAGATGCTGAGCTGATTCATTTCGAAACGGCTGAAGACATTCGCCGTGAGATTGCGATCGCAAATCGAAACTACGATGGCATCCAGCATTTACGTCATAAAGGAGACGTTTTCCAATGGGGAGGTGCCTGGCTATGTGAAGACGGAGAGTGTCCAACACCGGATGGCAAAGGACATCTTCTTCCTGCCCAGCTGCCTCAATACCGAAAAACCGAGGGACATTTTAATATTACGACAAGAAGAGGAAAGCAATTCAACTCTATGATCTATAGTGAAAAGGATGCCTTTAATGGTGGGAAGCGTCATTCCATCTTGATGAATGAAGAAGATGCTAAAGAGCTTTATGTCAAAGAAGGTGATCCAGTTGTTTTGTTTAATCAGTATGGATCCTACCAAGGAGTCGCTCAATTTGGGGAGTTGAAACGTGGCAATATCGCTGTTTACTGGCCTGAAGGGAACGTTTTAATTCCAAAGGGTGTGTATGAGAGCTACTCACAGATTCCCGAATATAATACGGCGGCCATATTAGAAAAAGCCGAAACCTTTCATGCAAGAAAAGACCAGCACTACGTGGAGAAACGAATTGATGAATTAGAAACCACCTTGAATTGATCTTCAACTAAAAAACAGCTGGGGAAAACAATCCCCAGCTCCCATTCATATCCTACTGACTAAAAGTGCTCGCTGCATTTTGTAGAATGTAATTCAATTCTTCGGCATTTGCAGCCGGTTGATATTGTCCACCGCCTGCTTTTGCAACAGACTTTAGACTTCTGGCTTCTTTTTCATTCACGTCAAAGCCAATGATATTAACAATGGTGTCAATTCCGCCTTCATGTAATTCCTTTGCTGCTTGTGAAGGGCTTCCTCCACAAGTTTCTTGACCATCGCTGACGACGTAGACAATATTTTTCCCTTCAGCCTGGTGATCTTCAAAATCTTGCTTCGTATCTGTTAATGCTTTTGCAAGTGGTGTCCATCCGGTTGGCTTATACACATTCAGCGCTTGCTGAAATGTTGATGACTCATATGATCCAAATCCAAAAACGGCTTCAGAGCTTTCACAAGAAATTGCTTTTCCAGCATTTTTATTGGTTCCTTCATGACCAAACACACGAAGAAGAACTTGTGTATCATCTGATAAAATACTTGCGAAGCTTTGAATAGAACGTTTGGCGATATCGATTTTCTTTTCGCCTTCAACTGATTGCGCCATGCTGCCGCTTAGATCGAGTAATATCACCACATGAGCCGGCTCCTGTTTTTTTGTCACAGCATGAGCTGGTGAAGAAAGAAGCAGGACAAGACTAGCCAAAATGGTTAATACAATATTGCGTTTCATTCATAAAAACCTCCCTTTTTACATTTGTACAGAAAAAGAGAAACGAAAGCATACATCAATCGTTTCCCTTTTGTTCAGCAAGTTATTCGTGTAGTTTTAATGATTCTGCTGACAGGATAGAACCCATTTCTTTACCAGTGCTTGCTTGGTAGTAATGGCCTTTACCAGCTTTGGCTACTTGCTTTAATTGACCTTCATAGCCATCGTTAAAGTCTAATCCAATGACATTAACAACAGTCGAGCCTTTTGAGTTATGCAATTCTTTTGCTACTTTTACTGGATCCCCGCCACAAGTTTCTTCGCCATCAGTGATGAGGTACACAATATGTTTTGTTCCATTATTAAGCTGTTCATCCGCTTGCTTTGCATGTTCAAGAGCACGAGCAATCGGTGTCCAGCCATTTGGTCCAAGTTCGTTTAAAGAGTTTTCAAAGCTTTCTTTTTCGTAAGGCTGTACGCCATAAACGCCTCTAATGACTTCACATGATTGAGCTTTACCTGAATTTTTGTTGTTTCCTTCAGAGCCAAACAAGCTCATACGAATTTTAGCGTCTTTTGGAAGTGACTGAGCAAATTTAAATACCTCTTGTTTTGCGAGGTCAAATTTGCGTTCTCCCTCTACTTTTCTTGCCATGCTTCCACTTGCATCAAGTAAGATGGTGACTCTTACATCTTTGTTATGTTTTTTGACTGTAGATGCTTTTGCAAATACTGGTGAAGAGATTGACATAGATAATGTCAATACAGCTAAGGTTACGAGTGTAAATACTTTTTTCAACATCATTTTTTCCTTCCTCCCTATGTATTAAATTGAAACATCTTAATCGTAAAATATTCTGTCTTGGAATGGTATAGGACTCGGTCCCTTTTTCTCTTTCATCAAAATCACTAAAAATCTGTCAGTTGTCTAGATACATTCACCCAACACATCATTTTTTCTTTTGATTTCTCCTTCTTTCGAGGGGCTTTGTATCGGCCATCGGTTCTTGTCGGGACGTAAATGTTTAAGATTTCCTGAGGTGCGTCTTAAGTCGCAAATTGACACATTCTGTTCAAACCTCTTGGAACACACAAAAAAGATGCCCCCATTTTGAGGCACCTTTGCTTTATTTTTTAGCCATATACGTGTTAAGAAAACGATCAGCTGATTCAATTTGAATCCCTTTATAATAATGTTTCACGATAGCATCTACTTTTTTGCCTGACTGTGCCATATAATGCGCACCGTACTGACTCATTCCAACACCATGGCCATACCCCTTTGTCGTGATGATAATTTGCTGGCCCTGTCGTTCCCATGTAAAGTCCGCTGAGTGAAGCCCTAATGACTCTCGAATGTCTCTGCCTGTCAGTGTTTTACCGTTTATTACGGCTTTCGCCACTTGATTTCCAGGTGTCCTTTCTACTATCTGCCCTATCTGAGCCTGCTGAGTGAGCGTCACACCTAATTTTTGCTGAAATTCATTCACTGAGATGGTTTTCTTATTTTGAAATTTTGGCGATTTTTCGTCCCATTTACTTGAGACACTTTTCAAATAGGGGATTTCGTTTTTCCAATAAGCTTCCGCATTTTCCGTTTTTCCATTACTTGTTGAAAAGAATGAGGCATCAATTGGTTTTTCGTCGTAGGTCAACACTTTTCCTTGTGTGCTAGCGACAGCTTCTGTGACTTTTTTTAACTTCCAATTGTACGCTTTTCCCCAAATTTTCTTGAGTTCCTGCTTGTTTTTATACACTTGGA
Encoded proteins:
- a CDS encoding VWA domain-containing protein translates to MLKKVFTLVTLAVLTLSMSISSPVFAKASTVKKHNKDVRVTILLDASGSMARKVEGERKFDLAKQEVFKFAQSLPKDAKIRMSLFGSEGNNKNSGKAQSCEVIRGVYGVQPYEKESFENSLNELGPNGWTPIARALEHAKQADEQLNNGTKHIVYLITDGEETCGGDPVKVAKELHNSKGSTVVNVIGLDFNDGYEGQLKQVAKAGKGHYYQASTGKEMGSILSAESLKLHE
- a CDS encoding FdhF/YdeP family oxidoreductase — translated: MGKTKHKGPIKLNKKPSPKLWASFAPMGLGKVKPKHIRDTMKVAWENKDNLPYAYRILTQGVCDGCALGVSGLYDQTLAGPHICTTRLNVLRLNTMPAIDPKWFEDIQQLKQMDSTTLRKLGRIPYPLIRKKGDNAFTRISWDDALDQIAAKIKSIDKRQLAFYLTARGITNEVYYTAAKAARFIGTNHIDNASRICHSPSKTALKRSLGIGASSCNYNDWIGTDVLIFWGSVAANNQPVSTKYMYAAKKKGTKIIVINPYKEPAMEKYWVPSIPESALFGTKIADDFYQVNIGGDIAFMNGVIKHWFDMEQHAPHSALDHEFIQAHTTGIQDLQQHVAQLKWEDLEASSGLSKERMKEFAILLANANSGVFIWSMGLTQHRFATDNISQVANLAMLRGFIGRKHCGVMPIRGHSGVQGSGEMGADPFVLPGSDFDEENIERIEKIWGFDIPKWHGDTIGQSFEKMALPKEHPQKLKMLFTSGGNFLETMPNPDAIEKALSELELRVHQDIILNTSTLVEAEETVIILPAMTRYEQPGGGTSTSTERMVYFSPEIEGPRIEEARAEWDIYMDLAKRVRPQDAELIHFETAEDIRREIAIANRNYDGIQHLRHKGDVFQWGGAWLCEDGECPTPDGKGHLLPAQLPQYRKTEGHFNITTRRGKQFNSMIYSEKDAFNGGKRHSILMNEEDAKELYVKEGDPVVLFNQYGSYQGVAQFGELKRGNIAVYWPEGNVLIPKGVYESYSQIPEYNTAAILEKAETFHARKDQHYVEKRIDELETTLN
- the spoIID gene encoding stage II sporulation protein D translates to MKPMIWTIAGICIIILMIPTLLVLPTFQGKPEASQHVSAEPSVKKEVKGTVKLKQSSVAIPVYRSAHQQVENIPLEEYVIGVVASEMPADFEMEALKAQALAARTYIVRQMIIDKTVKSPKGSLVDDTQMFQVYKNKQELKKIWGKAYNWKLKKVTEAVASTQGKVLTYDEKPIDASFFSTSNGKTENAEAYWKNEIPYLKSVSSKWDEKSPKFQNKKTISVNEFQQKLGVTLTQQAQIGQIVERTPGNQVAKAVINGKTLTGRDIRESLGLHSADFTWERQGQQIIITTKGYGHGVGMSQYGAHYMAQSGKKVDAIVKHYYKGIQIESADRFLNTYMAKK
- a CDS encoding VWA domain-containing protein; this translates as MKRNIVLTILASLVLLLSSPAHAVTKKQEPAHVVILLDLSGSMAQSVEGEKKIDIAKRSIQSFASILSDDTQVLLRVFGHEGTNKNAGKAISCESSEAVFGFGSYESSTFQQALNVYKPTGWTPLAKALTDTKQDFEDHQAEGKNIVYVVSDGQETCGGSPSQAAKELHEGGIDTIVNIIGFDVNEKEARSLKSVAKAGGGQYQPAANAEELNYILQNAASTFSQ